In Gadus chalcogrammus isolate NIFS_2021 chromosome 11, NIFS_Gcha_1.0, whole genome shotgun sequence, a single window of DNA contains:
- the scarb2a gene encoding lysosome membrane protein 2a isoform X2 has product MARRSCAIYATGIVSAHLLVVGIVLLVAQVFQTMIHSRLKKEITLTEKSQMFESWKNPPPPVYMEYYFFNVTNPEVFINGGKAALKQIGPYTYREYRPRENVTFLENGTKLFALNPKSFVFVPEKSCGDPEVDLLRTINIPFVAVTNELNQYPFLLRSLVSMFMNSVGIELFMTRTVHEILWGFKDPLLSRIHAMRPEVDDTFGLMWKKNGTHEGEFVFYTGEQNYMDYGKIDTWNGLREMSWWSSNQSNMINGTDGAVFHPLINRNELLYIFAADLCRSIHLGYVKDVEVKGIQAFRFAPPADVLMNPTDNPANQGFCVPAGDCLGTGVLKVSVCREGAPIVVSFPHFYQADPKYINAVEGMTPNKEDHETYLDLQPTSGVPIRACKRAQLNIIVKRVKGFPKTKLIHETIFPIMFVNETATIDDDSASQMRTLLLIVTLVSNFPLLIIAMGLILLLVLVVLFCRNRQRKTTKDDQAYTQVSDKPEEPSEPPHSGQPPRNGSYIAMSPVEAQKC; this is encoded by the exons ATGGCTCGGAGATCGTGTGCTATCTACGCGACGGGGATCGTGTCCGCTCATCTGCTGGTGGTTGGGATCGTTCTTCTCGTGGCTCAAGTCTTCCAGACCATGATCCACAGCCGGCTCAAGAAG GAGATCACGCTGACGGAGAAGAGTCAGATGTTCGAGTCGTGGaagaacccccctcccccggtctACATGGAGTACTACTTCTTCAACGTCACCAACCCAGAGGTCTTCATCAACGGGGGGAAGGCTGCCCTCAAACAGATCGGACCCTACACCTACAG GGAGTACCGACCCAGGGAGAACGTGACCTTCCTGGAGAACGGTACCAAGCTGTTCGCCCTGAACCCCAAGAGCTTCGTCTTTGTTCCTGAGAAGTCTTGCGGGGACCCCGAGGTGGACCTGCTCAGGACCATCAACATCCCCTTCGTG GCGGTGACCAACGAGCTGAACCAGTACCCCTTCCTGCTGCGCTCGCTGGTCTCCATGTTCATGAACTCGGTGGGCATCGAGCTCTTCATGACGCGCACCGTCCACGAGATCCTCTGGGGGTTCAAGGACCCCCTGCTGTCCCGCATCCACGCCATGCGGCCAGAGGTGGACGACACCTTCGGCCTCATGTGGAAG AAAAATGGAACCCATGAAGGGGAGTTTGTGTTCTACACCGGAGAGCAGAACTACATGGACTACGGGAAGATCGACACCTGGAACGGCCTGAG GGAGATGTCGTGGTGGTCGTCCAATCAGAGCAACATGATCAACGGAACGGACGGCGCTGTCTTCCACCCGCTGATCAACCGGAACGAGCTGCTTTACATCTTTGCTGCAGACCTCTGCAG gtccatCCACCTGGGCTACGTGAAGGATGTGGAGGTAAAGGGCATCCAGGCCTTCCGCTTCGCGCCGCCCGCCGACGTCCTGATGAACCCCACGGACAACCCCGCCAACCAGGGCTTCTGCGTCCCGGCCGGAGACTGCCTGGGCACCGGCGTGCTGAAGGTCAGCGTCTGTCGAGAAG GCGCCCCCATCGTGGTCTCCTTCCCCCACTTCTACCAGGCAGACCCCAAGTACATCAACGCTGTGGAGGGCATGACCCCCAACAAGGAGGACCACGAGACCTACCTCGACCTGCAGCCG ACCAGCGGAGTGCCTATCCGGGCCTGTAAGAGAGCGCAGCTCAACATCATCGTGAAGAGGGTCAAAGGTTTCCC AAAAACTAAATTAATCCACGAAACCATTTTCCCCATCATGTTCGTCAATGAG aCGGCCACCATCGACGATGACTCTGCGTCTCAGATGCGGACGCTGCTCCTCATCGTCACGCTGGTCTCCAACTTCCCGCTCCTCATCATCGCCATGGGCCTCATCCTGCTGCTGGTCCTCGTCGTCCTCTTCTGCCGGAACCGCCAGAGAaag ACGACCAAGGACGACCAGGCCTACACGCAGGTCAGCGACAAGCCTGAGGAGCCCTCAGAACCCCCCCACAGCGGCCAGCCCCCCCGCAACGGCTCCTACATCGCCATGTCTCCTGTGGAGGCGCAGAAGTGCTGA
- the scarb2a gene encoding lysosome membrane protein 2a isoform X1 — protein sequence MARRSCAIYATGIVSAHLLVVGIVLLVAQVFQTMIHSRLKKEITLTEKSQMFESWKNPPPPVYMEYYFFNVTNPEVFINGGKAALKQIGPYTYREYRPRENVTFLENGTKLFALNPKSFVFVPEKSCGDPEVDLLRTINIPFVAVTNELNQYPFLLRSLVSMFMNSVGIELFMTRTVHEILWGFKDPLLSRIHAMRPEVDDTFGLMWKKNGTHEGEFVFYTGEQNYMDYGKIDTWNGLREMSWWSSNQSNMINGTDGAVFHPLINRNELLYIFAADLCRSIHLGYVKDVEVKGIQAFRFAPPADVLMNPTDNPANQGFCVPAGDCLGTGVLKVSVCREGAPIVVSFPHFYQADPKYINAVEGMTPNKEDHETYLDLQPTSGVPIRACKRAQLNIIVKRVKGFPKTKLIHETIFPIMFVNETATIDDDSASQMRTLLLIVTLVSNFPLLIIAMGLILLLVLVVLFCRNRQRKNEVKRIDFNEAFHSFATTKDDQAYTQVSDKPEEPSEPPHSGQPPRNGSYIAMSPVEAQKC from the exons ATGGCTCGGAGATCGTGTGCTATCTACGCGACGGGGATCGTGTCCGCTCATCTGCTGGTGGTTGGGATCGTTCTTCTCGTGGCTCAAGTCTTCCAGACCATGATCCACAGCCGGCTCAAGAAG GAGATCACGCTGACGGAGAAGAGTCAGATGTTCGAGTCGTGGaagaacccccctcccccggtctACATGGAGTACTACTTCTTCAACGTCACCAACCCAGAGGTCTTCATCAACGGGGGGAAGGCTGCCCTCAAACAGATCGGACCCTACACCTACAG GGAGTACCGACCCAGGGAGAACGTGACCTTCCTGGAGAACGGTACCAAGCTGTTCGCCCTGAACCCCAAGAGCTTCGTCTTTGTTCCTGAGAAGTCTTGCGGGGACCCCGAGGTGGACCTGCTCAGGACCATCAACATCCCCTTCGTG GCGGTGACCAACGAGCTGAACCAGTACCCCTTCCTGCTGCGCTCGCTGGTCTCCATGTTCATGAACTCGGTGGGCATCGAGCTCTTCATGACGCGCACCGTCCACGAGATCCTCTGGGGGTTCAAGGACCCCCTGCTGTCCCGCATCCACGCCATGCGGCCAGAGGTGGACGACACCTTCGGCCTCATGTGGAAG AAAAATGGAACCCATGAAGGGGAGTTTGTGTTCTACACCGGAGAGCAGAACTACATGGACTACGGGAAGATCGACACCTGGAACGGCCTGAG GGAGATGTCGTGGTGGTCGTCCAATCAGAGCAACATGATCAACGGAACGGACGGCGCTGTCTTCCACCCGCTGATCAACCGGAACGAGCTGCTTTACATCTTTGCTGCAGACCTCTGCAG gtccatCCACCTGGGCTACGTGAAGGATGTGGAGGTAAAGGGCATCCAGGCCTTCCGCTTCGCGCCGCCCGCCGACGTCCTGATGAACCCCACGGACAACCCCGCCAACCAGGGCTTCTGCGTCCCGGCCGGAGACTGCCTGGGCACCGGCGTGCTGAAGGTCAGCGTCTGTCGAGAAG GCGCCCCCATCGTGGTCTCCTTCCCCCACTTCTACCAGGCAGACCCCAAGTACATCAACGCTGTGGAGGGCATGACCCCCAACAAGGAGGACCACGAGACCTACCTCGACCTGCAGCCG ACCAGCGGAGTGCCTATCCGGGCCTGTAAGAGAGCGCAGCTCAACATCATCGTGAAGAGGGTCAAAGGTTTCCC AAAAACTAAATTAATCCACGAAACCATTTTCCCCATCATGTTCGTCAATGAG aCGGCCACCATCGACGATGACTCTGCGTCTCAGATGCGGACGCTGCTCCTCATCGTCACGCTGGTCTCCAACTTCCCGCTCCTCATCATCGCCATGGGCCTCATCCTGCTGCTGGTCCTCGTCGTCCTCTTCTGCCGGAACCGCCAGAGAaag AATGAAGTAAAGCGTATTGATTTTAATGAAGCTTTTCATTCTTTTGCT ACGACCAAGGACGACCAGGCCTACACGCAGGTCAGCGACAAGCCTGAGGAGCCCTCAGAACCCCCCCACAGCGGCCAGCCCCCCCGCAACGGCTCCTACATCGCCATGTCTCCTGTGGAGGCGCAGAAGTGCTGA